One Aegilops tauschii subsp. strangulata cultivar AL8/78 chromosome 2, Aet v6.0, whole genome shotgun sequence genomic window, TACTATACGATTAGCGTAACGCATAGAGCAGGTACACATAGCAATCCACAAAAATGACGAGCATGCAATGCACTAGTACCTTTGTGGATGCAGCGTCGAAATGCAGGGACACAATTACAGAATGCTCCTAAAAGCAGTGCACAATGTTCTAACAAACCATTGCACACACAAATATTGAAAATCATTCATATGGAACACTTTGGAAAAACATTTTGAATACAGAGGTAGTTAGGTGTTTATTCTCCTTGGAAAACATTGCTTACGCCCATGACCCTCAGAGAAGAACACTACAGAGGCACGGTTGTCCGTCAATAACACCAACTACTTAAAACACCCACGAAGGCACTTCGGTGCCTCCACTCCTATGGAGACCGTGCGTAAATTGACTTCACGTCCGTTAATGAGGCCGAATGCCTTCGAAGACACATGAAACTCATAGGCCATGGCCCCCGCAATGAAAACGTGTCAATGAAAGCTTCTTGAAAACAGAGGCTGATCTTCACGTGCTTGCATCACGATCCTTCGCGTCCCTACCTCCCTTAGAATCACGTCCGTGCCTCCAGTTCGTCGGGTAAAACCGTACCTCTGTCGTGCATAACATGTTAAGAAAGTTGCTGACAAAAAAACATCAGAAAACCGAGCATTACGTCGACCCCGCTGGCACTAAACGTGACGTCACCGAaaacgcaaaggcaggagcgtgcCTTACGGCCAGCTTCCGACGTATCGGGTCTATGAAGATTTACTTCCTTCTTAATATGGGAGGTGACTATCGCAGAGGCATAGGCTCCATCATTCACCTCCATGCCTCTGTGCCTCGGCAAGAACGACGACCGTGCTTGTAACTGTAAAGCGTATCGGACACCTTAGGGACGACCTTGCAACTATTTCAGACATGACCGTGCCTATTCCGTCGGCACATTCATGCCTCTCGCAGTTAATTGACAAACATTCCGGGAAAACAGTAACGGACGCCTATTGTCAATCCTCGCGTCACGTACATTCGACGTACATTCCTTCGTCACACAAGTAATAGTCGTGCCTCTGCCACAGAACATATAAGTGAAAAACGATTCTTCCTACACTTGTAAAACTCGGAATGCCCTGGATAAATGTCGAACCCACCTTGCGGTAAAACCATGGAGGCCGGTGCTTCTCAGAAACACATATGTGGCTTTTTGCGCATGTAGTTGAGTGCACGGCTATTTGTTCGTGCCCATGCCTCACGTAGCACCATAGCACGAATTGACGTCCATGCAATCACGTAGCTTTAACTCCGTGCCTCACGTAGGATCGTATCTGTGCCTCTTGTTTCGCCTCTCGTTGTATGAGTGCTTCTTGCAGCTGCATGACCACGCCTCTCATTGCTTCTTGTTCTTTTTGACCATCTCGTAGCGTCAGTTGCAACACGGACACACAACAACACCTCTGAAGAAACACAACACTGCTCCTACCAGCAAATGTATCACTGAAAACAATTGCCACTCCTAATAAATGTACCACGCCTGTGTGTCTGAGAGTTGAACCAGCCACTTCAAGCATGCTTCTCTTGGTCAGAGACTTGTGCCTCTACATACTGCCCCTTCATGCCTCACGAGATAAATTGTAAAAGTTAACATTTGACAGCAAACTACGCAAGACAACGATCATCTCCCCGACTTGCTGGAGATACGACGGTTGCTAAAAACATAACTGctgattttatttttattttttataaagaAAAACCACGATCCAGAACCCACGATGTGCACAACCGCATCGACAGTGAGATCGTGCACTCCTTTGCCACTTCCCCGCCCTTAAATTTAGACTCCCGAAGCGGCCTTCTCACACACAAAGAACAGAAATGGCCATTGCGCTCCCACTCATTGTTCCCCACGAAAAACCAGGTTGCAGGAGCACCAACTGCTCCAGGCCATGGGATTCACCAGGGAATTCATGGAGGTGCAGGCCCACGGCAACACAAAGTTGCATGTGATCCACACCAACGACTTGCACAAGGCGACGACCACCATTGAGCAGTACGAGCGACACCTCCAGTTCGAGCGCTACAAGATCGTCGGAGTTGATGTGAAGTACACCAACGACCATGGCGAAGATCAGAAACCCGCCATCGTCCAGCTCTTCATCGGCAAGGATCATCCGGTGCTGCTCTTCCAACTGAGCGCGGCCGACAAGAACTGGACCAAGTTCGACAGCTTCCTCGCGGACCCCAGGTACACGTTTGTTGGCTTCTCCGTCGACGGCGACATAGAGATGCTCGGCCGCATCGGACTGGAGATCGCCCACTTCGTCGACATCCAGAAGGAATGGAGGGTGCCTACAGATACCAAGCCTCTGGACTCCCTTGGGGACATCTCAGGCATCCTTGTCCACGACGTAGAGCTCACCAACGCAGAATGCAGCCACTGGGCGTGCATGCCCCTGTCCATGAGGCACATCGAGTACGCGGCAAAGGACGCTTATGCTGCGTACGAGATATGGAGCCACCTCACCATCATCCAGGAAGGGCTTCGCCGGGCAAAACTCGACAAGGAGCAGACCAGGAAGCGCGCTAGGTCCTGTGGCGACTACGACTACTGAAGCAGGTGGTCCCGGCCAACAAAAGTATCTAGAACATTGCTCATGCCATTCTAGATTTCTCATTAGATTTGCTTTCCCTCAAGACTGTCGTTTGCTTGTTATAAATTTAGGTTTGCTTGTGTCGTAGTTAACCTTGTAGTTTGCTTGCAGTTTACATGTCTTTTGCACAAGTTTATTTCCAGTGCACCACAATAGGCACTTATGTGCCTATGTGCCTCTGATACCAAGGGGACCATGCGTAACTTGGCTTCACGTCATTTTACGCAACATTCTAGACGTCAACTAAAAGATTCACCTTCTCTCTGATATGTTCATTAATGAGGCCTAATGCCTTCGAAAACAGATAGAGCTCATAGTCCATGCCCACCGCAATGAAAATGTGTCAGTGAAAGCTTCTTTAAAGCAGAGGCACACCTTCACGTCCTTGCATCACGATCCTTTTCGCGTCCGTACCTCCCTTAGAATCACGTCTCCGTGCCTCCGGTTAGTTACGTGCATGCCTCTACGTCGGGTAAAACCGTACCTCTGTCGTGCGTAACATGTTAAGAAAGTTGCTGACAACAAAAACA contains:
- the LOC141041274 gene encoding uncharacterized protein, which translates into the protein MGFTREFMEVQAHGNTKLHVIHTNDLHKATTTIEQYERHLQFERYKIVGVDVKYTNDHGEDQKPAIVQLFIGKDHPVLLFQLSAADKNWTKFDSFLADPRYTFVGFSVDGDIEMLGRIGLEIAHFVDIQKEWRVPTDTKPLDSLGDISGILVHDVELTNAECSHWACMPLSMRHIEYAAKDAYAAYEIWSHLTIIQEGLRRAKLDKEQTRKRARSCGDYDY